A region from the Halobacillus mangrovi genome encodes:
- a CDS encoding ATP-dependent 6-phosphofructokinase: MNRIGVLTSGEDAPGMNAAIRAVVRSGLYHDIEMVGVKYGFQGLLNESAEKLDAASVGSILQRGGTVLQSYITEEISKEAGQKKAIENLKKLKIDALIVIGGRDALHVTQSLASRGFPCIGIPATIDNDIPGIEETIGFDTALNTVIDYIDRIRDTASSHEKTSIVEVAGKDTGNLALYSGLAGGAESIVIPEKKEDVESIVEQIKRGSGNRYSIIVVAEGSVSGIDLNAKLKEEAGIESRVTVLGHTQRGGAPTARDRVLASRLGAYAIDLLMNNETGKLVGIKNNQPVNFDFDEIFSQEPRIDERMYYLSGRLSS, translated from the coding sequence ATGAATAGAATTGGTGTCTTAACAAGCGGAGAAGACGCTCCAGGAATGAATGCAGCTATACGTGCTGTTGTAAGATCAGGCTTATATCATGATATAGAGATGGTTGGGGTTAAATATGGATTCCAGGGATTGTTAAACGAATCTGCTGAGAAGTTGGATGCGGCGTCTGTAGGTTCTATCCTGCAGCGAGGAGGGACCGTACTGCAATCTTACATAACTGAAGAAATCTCTAAAGAGGCAGGCCAAAAAAAAGCCATTGAAAACCTGAAAAAGTTAAAAATAGACGCTCTTATTGTCATTGGGGGAAGAGATGCGTTACATGTAACCCAATCTTTAGCCAGTAGAGGCTTTCCGTGTATCGGCATTCCTGCCACGATTGACAATGATATCCCAGGTATAGAGGAAACAATAGGTTTTGACACAGCTTTAAACACGGTCATTGATTACATTGATCGCATTCGTGATACAGCTTCATCGCATGAAAAAACATCGATCGTTGAAGTTGCTGGGAAGGATACAGGGAATTTAGCTCTATACTCTGGACTAGCTGGTGGGGCTGAAAGTATAGTCATTCCTGAAAAGAAAGAGGATGTAGAGAGTATTGTTGAACAGATAAAAAGGGGGAGCGGAAATAGATACAGCATTATTGTCGTAGCAGAAGGAAGTGTGTCTGGAATCGATCTCAACGCCAAATTGAAAGAAGAGGCAGGAATCGAATCACGAGTGACTGTGCTAGGGCATACGCAGCGAGGGGGAGCGCCTACAGCAAGGGATCGAGTTTTAGCTAGTCGATTAGGGGCGTATGCGATAGACTTACTGATGAATAATGAAACAGGAAAATTAGTAGGGATTAAAAATAATCAGCCTGTGAACTTTGACTTCGATGAGATCTTCTCGCAAGAGCCTCGGATCGATGAAAGAATGTATTATTTGTCCGGAAGATTGTCATCATAA
- a CDS encoding deoxyribonuclease IV, which produces MIFGSHVSIKDGYLGAAKQAASLNAGAFQYFPKNPRSLSVKSFDKEDANMCKEYCTEKGIVSVAHTPYPTTLTPADDKKKEQVIDSLLSDLEIAEACGSLGVVVHFGKNIFRDDPLASYRLMLEILNYVLSQWEGNCKILLENMAGKPGTMGTTLEELVQLRKLCDYPEKIGYCLDTCHAFASGLWNGDNWKQLLHKGVELGYFEHLVVFHLNNSKYDTGSGKDRHANIFNAGYIKEEQFSQVMESSLIENIPFILETPKEKVSHEKEIQQLQKRWG; this is translated from the coding sequence ATGATTTTTGGCAGCCATGTGTCGATTAAAGACGGTTATTTAGGAGCGGCAAAACAAGCAGCCTCTCTTAACGCTGGTGCGTTTCAATACTTTCCGAAGAATCCAAGGAGTTTATCGGTCAAATCGTTTGATAAAGAGGATGCGAATATGTGCAAGGAATACTGTACGGAAAAGGGGATCGTATCTGTAGCCCATACGCCGTACCCTACAACGTTAACTCCCGCTGATGATAAGAAAAAAGAGCAAGTCATCGATTCTCTTTTGAGCGATCTAGAAATTGCTGAAGCCTGCGGTTCCCTTGGGGTAGTAGTCCATTTTGGGAAAAATATATTCAGGGATGATCCACTTGCCAGTTATCGATTAATGTTAGAGATACTGAATTACGTGCTCAGTCAGTGGGAGGGGAACTGTAAGATCCTACTGGAAAATATGGCGGGAAAGCCGGGAACGATGGGGACAACTTTGGAAGAACTCGTGCAACTCCGGAAATTATGTGACTATCCAGAAAAGATCGGTTACTGCCTTGATACGTGCCATGCATTTGCAAGCGGGCTATGGAACGGGGATAATTGGAAGCAATTATTACATAAAGGCGTAGAACTAGGTTACTTTGAGCATTTAGTCGTTTTCCATCTCAACAATTCTAAATACGACACAGGCAGTGGAAAAGACAGGCATGCGAATATTTTTAATGCTGGCTATATAAAGGAAGAACAATTTTCTCAGGTAATGGAATCAAGCCTAATAGAAAATATCCCATTTATTTTAGAAACTCCAAAAGAAAAAGTCTCCCATGAAAAAGAAATTCAACAATTGCAAAAGAGGTGGGGATAG
- a CDS encoding cell wall hydrolase produces MPRVKYTEKDVALMARMMRAEAEGEGKLGMLMVGNVIVNRRKADCLDFKGLTSIRDVIFQVQGGNFSFEAVQKGNVFYNRARSAEKRLARQNLNYWRQHPSKYALWYFNPYGQCPSTWYGQPFTGQFKEHCYYEPQGGTCPGAYRW; encoded by the coding sequence GTGCCAAGAGTAAAATATACGGAAAAAGATGTTGCTTTAATGGCAAGAATGATGAGGGCTGAAGCAGAAGGCGAAGGAAAATTAGGGATGCTTATGGTCGGCAATGTTATTGTAAATCGGCGAAAAGCGGATTGTTTAGATTTTAAAGGTTTAACATCAATACGAGATGTTATTTTTCAAGTTCAAGGAGGGAACTTTTCTTTTGAGGCCGTACAAAAAGGGAACGTCTTTTATAACCGTGCAAGAAGTGCGGAAAAAAGATTAGCCAGACAAAATTTAAACTACTGGAGACAACATCCGTCCAAGTATGCGCTTTGGTATTTTAACCCGTATGGTCAATGTCCATCTACATGGTACGGTCAGCCATTTACCGGACAATTTAAAGAGCATTGTTATTACGAACCACAGGGTGGCACGTGCCCTGGGGCTTATCGATGGTAA
- a CDS encoding YehS family protein: MDNNDILIRLRYALDIKDQDMIEIFKLGGVDLTREELSKLLTRSDDFEDEDSEEHLKCTNSTLESFLNGFITFERGPQEPKPGQPNKPDRSIKNQSSVNNVMLKKVKIALKLTSEDIIDILGEAGVKITKGEVSALLRKEGHKNYKQFGDQYARNFLKGLTIKYRG; this comes from the coding sequence ATGGATAATAATGATATATTAATTAGATTAAGATACGCCCTGGATATCAAAGATCAAGATATGATCGAAATTTTTAAACTCGGCGGCGTAGATCTAACAAGAGAAGAATTGTCAAAGCTGCTTACCCGATCAGATGACTTTGAAGATGAGGACAGTGAAGAGCATTTGAAATGCACAAACAGCACGTTAGAGTCCTTTTTAAATGGCTTCATCACGTTTGAACGAGGCCCCCAAGAACCAAAACCTGGTCAGCCGAATAAACCGGACCGTTCAATTAAGAATCAATCCAGTGTGAATAACGTCATGTTAAAAAAAGTGAAAATCGCATTAAAGTTAACCAGTGAGGATATTATCGATATTCTAGGTGAAGCAGGCGTTAAGATAACGAAAGGGGAAGTAAGTGCGTTATTAAGAAAAGAAGGGCACAAAAATTACAAACAGTTTGGGGATCAATACGCTAGAAATTTCTTAAAAGGATTAACGATTAAATATAGAGGATAA
- a CDS encoding type IA DNA topoisomerase, with protein sequence MTRVVILAEKPSQAKAYAEAFTIQEKTKTYIQLKPDETFPDGATITWGVGHLVELKEPHDYKPEWKRWKLEQLPIVPDRFLEKVSKGKWEQFQAVKKLFQQADVIVNAADVDREGSNIFYSILRLTGVKGKPVQRLWINSLEKDEVRKGFNHLQSNDKDLKMFDEAKARQISDWMVGINASRLFTLHLQKKGFNNHLSIGRVQSPTVYLIYQRHKEIENFVSEPFYQIEGLFQAEKGSYKGLAKIKDKDKAKVQALMDQHGLKENEPLRGIVQKVDKKTKHMKSPKLHSLSTLQSVANRRWKYTPSQVLKTMQKLYEKRLVSYPRTDCNFITENEFAYLVKNLNQYQQSMNVSFTPVSLKPNKRYVNNSKVQEHYAIIPTKSVPSEKKLNGLSRDEQNIYREVLATTLAMFHRDYVYEETTIYTHVHDLPFKSTGKREVDRGWKELFPKPSKAKQEKEAFLPEVQNGEEVGAKLHIKESMTQPPKPYTEGQLITMMKTCGKLVDDEEDVEILKEVEGLGTEATRSSIIETIKTQNYIEVKKNIVSITDKGIMLCEAIEGTLLSSPSMTAKWESYLKKIGNGEGSKQMFIKQTHQFIDKLIKEMPESIQNVQVRSTGEKKSWNDPIAKCPACPTGVIMDRYKFYGCSAYTEGCKVSFPKRLAGKTLSKNMIKTLCEKKRTKVLKGFKGKKTFSTALMLDQDYKIKFDFNKKT encoded by the coding sequence ATGACAAGGGTGGTCATCTTAGCCGAAAAACCCTCTCAGGCAAAAGCTTATGCAGAGGCTTTTACGATTCAGGAAAAAACAAAAACGTATATTCAACTAAAGCCAGATGAAACTTTTCCGGATGGAGCGACAATTACATGGGGAGTCGGCCATCTGGTTGAATTAAAAGAACCTCATGACTATAAACCCGAGTGGAAGCGGTGGAAGCTTGAACAGCTTCCGATTGTGCCGGATCGGTTCCTTGAGAAAGTTTCAAAAGGGAAGTGGGAGCAGTTTCAGGCGGTGAAGAAGCTGTTTCAGCAAGCGGACGTAATCGTGAATGCGGCTGATGTCGATCGCGAAGGCTCGAATATTTTCTATAGTATTCTCCGTTTAACGGGTGTAAAAGGAAAACCTGTTCAACGGTTGTGGATCAATTCTCTCGAGAAAGATGAAGTGCGTAAAGGATTTAATCATTTACAAAGCAACGACAAGGACCTCAAGATGTTTGATGAAGCGAAAGCTCGTCAAATCAGTGATTGGATGGTAGGGATCAATGCGAGCCGTTTGTTTACGCTCCATTTGCAGAAAAAAGGGTTCAACAATCACTTGTCAATTGGACGGGTGCAGTCTCCGACTGTGTATTTAATCTACCAGCGTCACAAAGAAATTGAAAACTTCGTCTCAGAGCCTTTTTATCAGATTGAAGGCTTGTTCCAAGCGGAAAAGGGTTCCTATAAAGGACTTGCGAAGATTAAGGATAAAGATAAAGCGAAAGTACAAGCATTGATGGATCAACATGGATTGAAGGAAAATGAACCCTTACGTGGAATTGTTCAAAAAGTTGATAAAAAGACAAAGCACATGAAGTCACCGAAGCTGCATTCACTGTCCACCTTGCAGAGCGTGGCGAACAGACGTTGGAAATACACGCCTTCACAAGTTTTGAAGACAATGCAAAAACTCTATGAAAAGCGTTTGGTTTCCTATCCGAGGACAGACTGTAATTTTATAACAGAAAATGAGTTCGCCTACTTAGTAAAAAATTTAAATCAGTACCAGCAATCGATGAACGTTTCTTTTACACCGGTATCCTTAAAACCGAATAAGCGGTATGTGAACAACAGTAAAGTCCAGGAACACTACGCAATTATTCCAACAAAATCGGTGCCAAGTGAGAAGAAGCTGAATGGGCTGAGCCGGGATGAACAAAATATTTATAGAGAAGTACTCGCTACGACGCTTGCCATGTTCCACAGAGACTACGTGTATGAAGAAACAACGATTTACACACATGTTCACGACTTACCGTTTAAGTCCACGGGGAAACGAGAAGTTGACCGAGGCTGGAAAGAGCTGTTTCCAAAGCCGTCTAAAGCTAAGCAGGAAAAAGAAGCCTTCCTGCCAGAAGTCCAAAATGGCGAAGAGGTTGGCGCAAAGCTTCATATTAAGGAAAGCATGACGCAGCCGCCGAAGCCGTATACGGAAGGGCAGCTGATCACCATGATGAAAACGTGCGGGAAGCTCGTGGATGATGAAGAAGATGTGGAAATCCTAAAAGAAGTAGAGGGACTTGGCACAGAAGCCACCCGTTCGAGTATTATTGAAACCATTAAAACGCAAAACTATATAGAAGTGAAGAAAAATATTGTGTCGATTACAGACAAAGGGATTATGCTCTGTGAAGCGATTGAAGGTACGCTTTTATCAAGCCCGTCCATGACGGCCAAATGGGAATCGTATCTAAAGAAAATCGGCAATGGAGAAGGGTCTAAGCAAATGTTTATCAAACAGACCCATCAGTTTATTGATAAGCTCATTAAAGAAATGCCTGAATCGATTCAAAACGTTCAAGTTCGCAGTACTGGTGAGAAAAAAAGCTGGAACGACCCGATCGCCAAGTGTCCCGCCTGTCCGACGGGCGTGATTATGGATCGGTACAAATTTTATGGGTGCTCGGCTTATACAGAAGGATGTAAAGTGAGTTTTCCGAAGCGATTAGCCGGAAAAACGCTGTCGAAGAACATGATTAAAACGTTATGCGAGAAGAAGCGTACGAAGGTGTTAAAAGGATTTAAGGGAAAGAAAACGTTTAGTACGGCGTTAATGCTCGATCAAGATTATAAGATTAAATTTGATTTTAATAAGAAAACTTGA
- a CDS encoding 2OG-Fe(II) oxygenase, producing the protein MQVKEGSIFDHTGNKIMAEDREIAIIAKMEDPKIAILGNVVSDAECEELICLSKDRLNRSKIGSRHEVSDIRTSSSTFLPEDDITTRIEKRLAQIMNVPVEHGEGIHILNYKQGQEYKAHYDYFKSKVKATNNPRISTLVLYLNDVEEGGETYFPHMNLSVSPHKGMGVYFEYFYSDPAINERTLHGGSPVTAGEKWAATMWVRRKQYR; encoded by the coding sequence ATGCAAGTGAAAGAAGGTTCAATTTTCGATCACACGGGAAACAAGATTATGGCGGAAGACCGTGAGATCGCGATTATCGCTAAAATGGAAGATCCTAAGATTGCTATTTTAGGAAATGTCGTAAGTGATGCAGAATGTGAGGAGCTGATTTGTCTTTCCAAAGACCGTTTGAACCGGTCGAAAATCGGATCACGGCATGAAGTGAGCGATATTCGGACAAGCAGCAGTACATTCCTGCCAGAGGACGATATTACGACGAGGATTGAAAAGCGACTTGCGCAAATCATGAATGTACCCGTAGAGCATGGAGAAGGAATTCACATCCTGAATTATAAACAAGGCCAGGAATATAAAGCCCATTACGATTATTTTAAATCAAAAGTCAAAGCAACGAACAACCCAAGGATCAGCACTCTTGTTCTTTACTTGAACGATGTCGAAGAGGGAGGGGAAACCTATTTTCCTCATATGAATCTATCTGTCTCACCTCATAAAGGTATGGGCGTGTATTTTGAATATTTTTATTCGGATCCTGCGATAAATGAACGGACGCTTCACGGCGGTTCCCCGGTTACTGCTGGAGAAAAGTGGGCAGCGACGATGTGGGTGCGGAGAAAACAGTACAGATAA